One part of the Streptomyces nigra genome encodes these proteins:
- a CDS encoding C40 family peptidase, with protein sequence MAGKKKSRPVVTGLVLLALVGTSGYLTVELRKQEDPGITEVRNVGVLEGGRSTGAAEARTTWSRLENPARSVLRGADGQIKAVFTDGARTATLTGPARTFQEPASTASKVSTTDWVRLMPEPWTKGAENKKWFKDWYAEYKDSKEDDIFAFAFQYVAGAPDKKDEQGVVYAGDASFGPLNTTGAEGGDLRLEQSDFYDYLQVPYPFRDGTVGQPESMRARSIDCSGFIRMVLGYRARFPLMSSDTSGDGLPRTANGMARSKVGADILPLSGISAKDRPAAIDQLQPGDLVFFKLDTRTGQRLDHVGMVLGHDTEGHLIFVSSREEVNGPTIGDVGGVSRLDGNGYYAKTLRSAKRL encoded by the coding sequence ATGGCAGGGAAGAAGAAGTCGAGGCCCGTCGTCACCGGCCTGGTGCTGCTGGCGCTGGTCGGCACCTCCGGCTACCTCACGGTGGAGCTGCGCAAGCAGGAGGACCCGGGGATCACCGAGGTGCGCAACGTCGGCGTCCTGGAGGGCGGCCGCAGCACGGGCGCCGCCGAGGCCAGGACCACCTGGTCGCGGCTGGAGAACCCGGCGCGCTCGGTGCTGCGCGGGGCCGACGGGCAGATCAAGGCCGTCTTCACCGACGGCGCGCGCACCGCGACGCTGACCGGTCCGGCCCGCACCTTCCAGGAGCCCGCGTCGACCGCGTCCAAGGTCAGCACCACGGACTGGGTGCGGCTGATGCCGGAGCCGTGGACCAAGGGCGCCGAGAACAAGAAGTGGTTCAAGGACTGGTACGCCGAGTACAAGGACAGCAAGGAGGACGACATCTTCGCGTTCGCCTTCCAGTACGTGGCGGGCGCCCCGGACAAGAAGGACGAGCAGGGTGTCGTCTACGCCGGTGACGCCAGCTTCGGGCCGCTGAACACCACCGGCGCCGAGGGGGGCGACCTGCGCCTGGAGCAGTCCGACTTCTACGACTACCTCCAGGTGCCCTACCCGTTCCGGGACGGCACCGTCGGGCAGCCGGAGTCGATGCGGGCCCGCTCCATCGACTGCTCGGGCTTCATCCGGATGGTGCTGGGCTACCGGGCGCGCTTCCCGCTGATGTCCTCCGACACCTCCGGCGACGGCCTGCCCCGCACCGCGAACGGCATGGCCCGCTCCAAGGTGGGCGCCGACATCCTGCCGCTCAGCGGCATCTCCGCGAAGGACCGGCCCGCCGCGATCGACCAGCTCCAGCCGGGCGACCTCGTCTTCTTCAAGCTGGACACCCGCACCGGCCAGCGCCTGGACCACGTCGGCATGGTCCTCGGCCACGACACCGAGGGGCACCTGATCTTCGTGTCCAGCCGCGAGGAGGTCAACGGACCCACCATCGGCGACGTCGGCGGCGTCTCCCGGCTCGACGGCAACGGCTACTACGCGAAGACGCTGCGCAGCGCCAAGCGGCTCTGA
- a CDS encoding alpha/beta hydrolase family protein — protein MDSSRNLVPPPVHAASSAPSRRTALAGLFAGAAGAVGGVGLGAPAASAAPAGAVAAGPTPDGSPTPGAMQLFADPGLNFGALLALGAAGGRASEVGEVLTAVNAINAAGANENTYTAEFRAWGDRLDSLRTGHRETDRFRSLRAAQYYGQALFFVLGSSTPGDEEPLYLAGRRNWERFARLCDPAATTDRVPYGRTPLPVWFFRPDTSGTPRPTVILTNGSDGQNVDMWTYGVMAALDRGWNALVYDGPGQGQLLFVDEVVFTPRWEQVVGPLIDWLLRRSDVDGRRIALTGLSMGGNLAPRAAAFDHRIAALVAMPGCLDPWLAFPAELREILTPDREETNRIWNEEVVPELGPSEAYLVKKRFEPFSVEAMLEARRGRMFTDFWTAARRVAAMDITGVVRRIEAPTLVLDYEDEQFYPGQPREMYELLRAPKEYIRLTSATGAQLHCSPMAPQQHCEVVFDWLEDTVGRRS, from the coding sequence ATGGACTCATCGAGGAACCTCGTACCGCCTCCCGTTCACGCCGCCTCCAGCGCGCCGAGCCGCCGGACCGCGCTCGCCGGACTCTTCGCGGGCGCCGCCGGAGCGGTGGGGGGCGTCGGCCTCGGCGCACCGGCCGCCTCCGCCGCACCCGCCGGTGCCGTCGCCGCCGGCCCGACCCCCGACGGCTCGCCGACGCCCGGTGCCATGCAGCTCTTCGCCGACCCGGGACTCAACTTCGGCGCCCTGCTGGCTCTGGGGGCCGCGGGCGGCAGGGCCTCCGAGGTCGGCGAAGTCCTCACCGCCGTCAACGCGATCAACGCGGCCGGGGCGAACGAGAACACGTACACCGCGGAGTTCCGCGCCTGGGGCGACCGGCTCGACTCCCTGCGCACCGGCCATCGGGAGACCGACCGGTTCCGCTCGCTGCGCGCCGCGCAGTACTACGGCCAGGCGCTGTTCTTCGTCCTGGGCTCCAGCACCCCCGGTGACGAGGAGCCGCTCTACCTCGCCGGGCGCCGCAACTGGGAGAGGTTCGCCCGGCTCTGCGACCCCGCCGCGACCACCGACCGGGTCCCGTACGGCAGGACGCCGCTGCCTGTGTGGTTCTTCCGGCCCGACACCTCCGGCACGCCCCGCCCGACGGTGATCCTGACCAACGGCAGCGACGGGCAGAACGTCGACATGTGGACGTACGGGGTCATGGCCGCGCTCGACCGGGGCTGGAACGCGCTCGTCTACGACGGCCCCGGGCAGGGGCAGTTGCTCTTCGTCGACGAGGTGGTGTTCACCCCGCGCTGGGAGCAGGTGGTCGGCCCCCTGATCGACTGGCTGCTGCGCCGGTCCGACGTCGACGGCCGGCGGATCGCGCTGACCGGACTGTCGATGGGCGGCAATCTGGCTCCGCGCGCCGCCGCCTTCGACCACCGGATCGCCGCGCTCGTCGCGATGCCCGGCTGCCTCGACCCGTGGCTGGCCTTCCCCGCGGAGCTGCGGGAGATCCTCACCCCGGACCGGGAGGAGACCAACCGGATCTGGAACGAGGAGGTCGTGCCCGAGCTGGGCCCGTCCGAGGCGTACCTGGTGAAGAAGCGGTTCGAGCCGTTCTCCGTCGAGGCGATGCTCGAAGCGCGCCGGGGGCGGATGTTCACCGACTTCTGGACCGCCGCGCGGCGGGTCGCGGCCATGGACATCACCGGTGTGGTCCGCCGGATCGAGGCGCCGACACTCGTGCTCGACTACGAGGACGAGCAGTTCTACCCCGGCCAGCCGCGGGAGATGTACGAACTGCTGCGCGCCCCCAAGGAGTACATCAGGCTGACGTCCGCCACGGGGGCCCAACTGCACTGCTCGCCGATGGCGCCCCAGCAGCACTGCGAGGTCGTGTTCGACTGGCTGGAGGACACCGTGGGCCGCCGCAGCTGA
- the pgsB gene encoding poly-gamma-glutamate synthase PgsB has product MLYLYFVLLIGGVFLLVAGIIEQRRHYAALHSIPSRVLVNGIRGKSSITRLCAGALRGGDLVTVAKTTGTAARFIHPDATEEPVYRKFGIANVVEQIGIVRRAATYRPDALVIECMAVMPALQEVNQSKLIRSTIGVLCNVREDHLAEMGPTLDDVARSLCRSMPEDGICVTAEKERFHILQEEADARNCKLVYADPETVTDEELRGFSWFTFKENVAIALVVAELLGVERQVALQGMYDAPPDPGVLSVERYVGPDGKRLAFANVFAANDPESTLMNINQLLDLGAIRRPLNVVINCRPDRVERNGQMGEIIPDLQPDNVFVIGHPAKSAIDAIPADWRDRAVDLGGERRSADEFMPTLLGRMADGSSLVAIGNIHGQGEELLEYLAELPADESAVEDAPEAVTSAPQQAQRLDPYASYPTAYEERYQASQTQEIPVVRIPAQPTASYGDTAAAYAGAQAQAQAPGRQADGWGAHDGGHAPHAPQQGHGTAAPYAQQQPAPGGEQQVSNWFQTSGRPQRAPHQPARPQLPQGTGPDGHHPGQPHGTGRPPRQPHPDEHQGRPPRPPAGDGGHHPRA; this is encoded by the coding sequence GTGCTCTACCTGTACTTCGTGCTGCTGATCGGCGGGGTGTTCCTGCTGGTCGCCGGCATCATCGAGCAGCGCAGGCACTACGCCGCGCTGCACTCCATCCCCTCCCGGGTGCTGGTCAACGGCATCCGCGGCAAGTCGTCGATCACCCGGCTGTGCGCGGGCGCCCTGCGCGGCGGTGACCTGGTCACCGTCGCCAAGACGACGGGCACCGCGGCCCGCTTCATCCACCCGGACGCCACCGAGGAGCCGGTCTACCGCAAGTTCGGCATCGCCAACGTCGTCGAGCAGATCGGCATCGTCCGCCGGGCCGCCACCTACCGTCCCGACGCGCTCGTCATCGAGTGCATGGCGGTCATGCCGGCGCTCCAGGAGGTCAACCAGAGCAAGCTGATCCGCTCGACGATCGGCGTGCTGTGCAACGTCCGTGAGGACCACCTCGCCGAGATGGGCCCCACCCTGGACGACGTGGCGCGCTCGCTGTGCCGCTCGATGCCGGAGGACGGCATCTGCGTCACCGCCGAGAAGGAGCGCTTCCACATCCTCCAGGAGGAGGCGGACGCCCGGAACTGCAAGCTGGTCTACGCCGACCCGGAGACCGTCACCGACGAGGAGCTGCGCGGCTTCAGCTGGTTCACGTTCAAGGAGAACGTGGCGATCGCCCTGGTCGTCGCCGAGCTGCTGGGTGTCGAGCGGCAGGTCGCCCTGCAGGGCATGTACGACGCCCCGCCGGACCCCGGTGTGCTCTCCGTGGAGCGCTATGTCGGCCCCGACGGCAAGCGGCTGGCCTTCGCCAACGTGTTCGCGGCCAACGACCCCGAGTCGACGCTGATGAACATCAACCAGCTGCTCGACCTCGGCGCGATCCGCCGCCCCCTGAACGTCGTGATCAACTGCCGCCCGGACCGGGTGGAGCGCAACGGGCAGATGGGCGAGATCATCCCCGACCTGCAGCCGGACAACGTCTTCGTGATCGGCCACCCGGCCAAGAGCGCCATCGACGCCATCCCGGCCGACTGGCGCGACCGCGCGGTCGACCTCGGCGGCGAGCGCCGCTCGGCGGACGAGTTCATGCCGACCCTGCTCGGCCGGATGGCCGACGGCTCCTCCCTGGTCGCCATCGGCAACATCCACGGGCAGGGCGAGGAGCTGCTGGAGTACCTGGCCGAGCTGCCCGCCGACGAGAGCGCCGTGGAGGACGCACCCGAGGCGGTGACCAGTGCCCCGCAGCAGGCCCAGCGCCTCGACCCGTACGCCTCCTACCCGACGGCGTACGAGGAGCGGTACCAGGCCTCGCAGACCCAGGAGATCCCGGTCGTCCGCATCCCCGCGCAGCCCACGGCGTCGTACGGCGACACCGCGGCGGCCTACGCCGGGGCGCAGGCGCAGGCGCAGGCACCGGGCCGGCAGGCCGACGGCTGGGGCGCGCACGACGGGGGACACGCCCCGCACGCCCCGCAGCAGGGGCACGGCACGGCGGCGCCGTACGCGCAGCAGCAGCCCGCCCCCGGCGGGGAGCAGCAGGTCTCCAACTGGTTCCAGACGTCGGGCCGCCCCCAGCGCGCACCGCACCAGCCCGCCCGGCCGCAGCTCCCGCAGGGCACCGGCCCGGACGGCCACCACCCCGGGCAGCCCCACGGCACGGGTCGCCCGCCGCGGCAGCCGCACCCCGACGAGCACCAGGGCAGGCCACCGCGCCCGCCGGCCGGCGACGGCGGACACCACCCGCGCGCCTGA
- the rpsI gene encoding 30S ribosomal protein S9, giving the protein MAETTAEQPLEELDIDSYTSESEVPVEGEYTSESLASRFGEPQPAAGLGRRKNAIARVRIVPGTGKWKINGRTLEDYFPNKVHQQEVNEPFKVLELEGRYDVVARISGGGVSGQAGALRLGVARALNEADVDNNRGPLKKAGFLKRDDRAVERKKAGLKKARKAPQYSKR; this is encoded by the coding sequence GTGGCCGAGACCACTGCCGAGCAGCCGCTCGAAGAGCTTGACATCGACAGCTACACCAGCGAGTCCGAGGTTCCGGTGGAGGGCGAGTACACCTCCGAGTCCCTCGCCTCGCGCTTCGGTGAGCCCCAGCCGGCCGCCGGCCTGGGCCGTCGCAAGAACGCCATCGCCCGTGTCCGGATCGTCCCGGGCACCGGCAAGTGGAAGATCAACGGTCGCACCCTCGAGGACTACTTCCCGAACAAGGTGCACCAGCAGGAAGTCAACGAGCCCTTCAAGGTGCTCGAGCTCGAGGGTCGTTACGACGTCGTCGCCCGTATCTCCGGTGGCGGTGTCTCCGGTCAGGCCGGTGCGCTCCGTCTCGGTGTCGCCCGCGCGCTGAACGAGGCCGACGTCGACAACAACCGCGGCCCGCTGAAGAAGGCCGGCTTCCTCAAGCGCGACGACCGTGCGGTCGAGCGCAAGAAGGCCGGTCTCAAGAAGGCCCGCAAGGCCCCGCAGTACAGCAAGCGCTAA
- a CDS encoding glycosyltransferase 87 family protein produces the protein MSERKSDISGWLVRPASVPLWVALAAVLGALVARTARLTSRGGMDNAIVVRAAKVWLEGGSPYDDPHFLYLPSAVLAAAPQVLMDRDVLLVLAPLTVTACLVGGWVCALRLHGVPLRSRFAALGLLGLAAGFAPFAHLVWLGNWTATAALALPLALLLAGRGRWVSAAAVLGAAIALKPLLAPMALLFLFARRWRALAVLVAVPVAASAGAALTLPDPAGFFTRTVPFLLSGDDRFVRLYEASPAAVLPRMGVPGPLAGALGCALAAAGVWCAYRRWHGGGGPLRYAETGALLMLSAFLVSRPSYDHYLLVPVPLLLAGLPYAASVTRSVWFWMALVPQLPGVTWPYLEEGERRAFRDAVTLCALAVTVGLHALRQPGPETAPSVPVPPSRGVAARSGASGA, from the coding sequence ATGAGCGAGCGCAAAAGCGACATCTCCGGGTGGTTGGTACGACCGGCGAGCGTGCCGTTGTGGGTCGCCCTGGCCGCCGTGCTGGGGGCCCTCGTGGCGCGCACGGCCCGTCTGACCTCGCGCGGAGGCATGGACAACGCCATCGTCGTCCGCGCGGCCAAGGTCTGGCTGGAGGGCGGCTCGCCGTATGACGACCCCCACTTCCTCTATCTGCCGAGCGCGGTGCTGGCCGCGGCCCCGCAGGTGCTGATGGACCGGGACGTGCTGCTCGTGCTGGCGCCCCTCACGGTGACCGCCTGCCTGGTCGGCGGGTGGGTCTGCGCACTGCGGCTGCACGGCGTCCCGCTGCGCAGCCGCTTCGCCGCCCTCGGGCTGCTCGGGCTCGCGGCGGGCTTCGCCCCCTTCGCCCATCTCGTCTGGCTGGGCAACTGGACGGCGACCGCGGCCCTGGCCCTGCCCCTGGCACTGCTCCTCGCGGGACGCGGGCGCTGGGTGTCCGCCGCGGCCGTGCTCGGCGCCGCGATCGCGCTGAAGCCGCTGCTCGCGCCGATGGCCCTGCTGTTCCTGTTCGCCCGGCGGTGGCGGGCCCTCGCGGTGCTGGTCGCGGTGCCGGTGGCGGCCTCGGCCGGCGCGGCCCTCACCCTGCCGGACCCGGCCGGGTTCTTCACCCGGACCGTGCCGTTCCTGCTCAGCGGCGACGACCGGTTCGTACGGCTCTACGAGGCCTCCCCGGCGGCCGTACTGCCCAGGATGGGGGTGCCCGGGCCGCTGGCCGGCGCCCTCGGGTGCGCGCTGGCGGCGGCGGGCGTCTGGTGTGCGTACCGGCGCTGGCACGGGGGCGGCGGCCCCCTGCGGTACGCGGAGACCGGGGCGCTGCTGATGCTCTCGGCCTTCCTGGTCTCCCGGCCGTCGTACGACCACTATCTGCTGGTCCCGGTGCCGCTGCTGCTGGCCGGGCTGCCGTACGCGGCCTCGGTGACCCGCTCGGTCTGGTTCTGGATGGCACTGGTGCCGCAGTTGCCCGGGGTGACCTGGCCCTATCTGGAGGAGGGCGAGCGGCGGGCCTTCCGGGACGCGGTGACGCTGTGCGCCCTGGCGGTGACGGTGGGACTGCACGCCCTGCGGCAGCCCGGCCCGGAGACGGCGCCGTCCGTGCCGGTCCCGCCCTCGCGCGGGGTGGCGGCGCGCAGCGGTGCGTCCGGCGCGTGA
- a CDS encoding poly-gamma-glutamate biosynthesis protein PgsC/CapC — protein MTTAALTPEMAALGIAIGLFFSLLCYLTTNLSPGGMITPGWLALTLIEDLQRAAMVVGVTALTYGGTKIMQRLVILYGKRLFAAVVLLGVLLQATVMIVLSLEFPLLYGNQTLGFIVPGLIAYQMVRQPKGATLLATGTVSLMAYIVVAAGLLLGVMPTV, from the coding sequence TTGACCACCGCCGCCCTGACCCCCGAGATGGCCGCCCTGGGCATCGCCATAGGCCTGTTCTTCTCGCTGCTGTGCTATCTCACGACCAACCTGTCGCCCGGCGGAATGATCACCCCCGGCTGGCTGGCGCTGACCCTCATCGAGGACCTCCAGCGCGCGGCCATGGTGGTGGGCGTCACCGCCCTCACCTACGGCGGCACCAAGATCATGCAGCGGCTGGTGATCCTCTACGGCAAGCGGCTGTTCGCCGCCGTGGTGCTGCTCGGCGTGCTCCTCCAGGCCACGGTGATGATCGTGCTCTCCCTGGAGTTCCCGCTGCTGTACGGCAACCAGACGCTCGGCTTCATCGTGCCGGGCCTGATCGCCTACCAGATGGTGCGCCAGCCCAAGGGGGCCACGCTGCTGGCCACCGGCACGGTGTCCCTCATGGCCTACATCGTCGTCGCCGCCGGCCTGCTGCTCGGCGTCATGCCGACCGTCTGA
- the glmM gene encoding phosphoglucosamine mutase: protein MGRLFGTDGVRGVANADLTAEMALGLSVAAAHVLAEAGTFEGHRPTAVVGRDPRASGEFLEAAVVAGLASAGVDVLRVGVLPTPAVAYLTGALGADLGVMLSASHNAMPDNGIKFFARGGHKLADELEDRIESVYDSHRHGEPWERPTGAGVGRVRDYEEGFDAYVGHLLNVLPNRLDGLKIVLDEAHGAAAGVSPEAFRRAGAEVVTIGAEPDGLNINDGCGSTHLDKLKAAVVEHGAHLGIAHDGDADRCLAVDHTGDEVDGDQILAVLALAMRERSELRSDTVVATVMSNLGFKLALEREGLKLVQTSVGDRYVLEEMKEHGYALGGEQSGHVIILDHATTGDGTLTGLLLAARVAQTGRPLRELAGVMDRLPQVLINVPDVDKSRVKTSAELAAAVTEAERELGATGRVLLRSSGTEPLVRVMVEAADIEQAQSVAGRLADVVKSALG from the coding sequence GTGGGACGACTCTTCGGCACGGACGGCGTGCGGGGTGTCGCCAACGCGGATCTGACGGCCGAGATGGCCCTCGGTCTCTCCGTGGCGGCGGCGCACGTACTGGCCGAGGCGGGCACCTTCGAGGGCCACCGGCCGACCGCGGTGGTCGGAAGGGACCCGCGCGCGTCCGGGGAGTTCCTGGAGGCCGCCGTGGTGGCGGGCCTCGCGAGCGCCGGAGTGGACGTCCTGCGCGTCGGCGTGCTGCCGACGCCCGCGGTGGCGTATCTCACGGGCGCGCTCGGCGCCGACCTCGGAGTCATGCTCTCCGCCAGCCACAACGCCATGCCCGACAACGGCATCAAGTTCTTCGCCCGCGGCGGCCACAAGCTCGCCGACGAACTGGAGGACCGGATCGAGTCGGTGTACGACTCCCACCGGCACGGCGAGCCGTGGGAGCGGCCGACGGGCGCGGGCGTCGGCCGGGTGCGCGACTACGAGGAGGGCTTCGACGCCTACGTCGGGCACCTTCTGAACGTGCTGCCCAACCGGCTGGACGGGCTGAAGATCGTCCTCGACGAGGCGCACGGCGCCGCGGCCGGTGTCTCCCCGGAGGCGTTCCGGCGGGCCGGTGCCGAGGTCGTCACCATCGGGGCCGAGCCGGACGGGCTCAACATCAACGACGGCTGCGGCTCCACCCATCTGGACAAGCTGAAGGCCGCCGTCGTCGAGCACGGCGCCCACCTCGGGATCGCGCACGACGGCGACGCCGACCGCTGCCTCGCCGTCGACCACACCGGTGACGAGGTGGACGGCGACCAGATCCTCGCCGTACTGGCGCTCGCCATGCGGGAGCGCTCCGAACTGCGGTCCGACACCGTGGTGGCGACCGTCATGTCCAACCTGGGTTTCAAACTGGCGCTGGAGCGCGAGGGCCTGAAGCTGGTGCAGACGTCCGTCGGCGACCGGTACGTCCTGGAGGAGATGAAGGAGCACGGCTACGCCCTCGGCGGCGAGCAGTCCGGGCACGTCATCATCCTCGACCACGCCACCACCGGCGACGGCACGCTGACCGGGCTGCTGCTCGCCGCCCGCGTCGCGCAGACCGGGCGCCCGCTGCGGGAGCTGGCCGGAGTGATGGACCGGCTGCCGCAGGTGCTGATCAACGTCCCCGACGTCGACAAGTCGCGGGTGAAGACCTCGGCCGAGCTCGCCGCCGCCGTCACCGAGGCCGAGCGTGAACTCGGCGCCACCGGACGGGTGTTGCTGCGTTCCTCGGGCACCGAACCGCTGGTCCGCGTGATGGTCGAGGCCGCCGACATCGAGCAGGCGCAGTCCGTGGCCGGACGGCTGGCCGACGTGGTGAAGTCCGCGCTGGGCTGA
- the rplM gene encoding 50S ribosomal protein L13, with translation MRTYSPKPGDVTRQWHVIDAQDVVLGRLATTAATLLRGKHKPIYAPHVDAGDFVIIINADKVHLSGNKRTQKMAYRHSGYPGGLRSVRYDELLDKNPEKAIEKAVKGMLPKNTLGRQMLSKLKVYKGDQHPHGAQQPQPYEITQVAQ, from the coding sequence GTGCGTACGTACAGCCCCAAGCCCGGCGATGTGACGCGCCAGTGGCACGTCATCGACGCTCAGGACGTCGTCCTGGGTCGTCTCGCCACCACTGCCGCGACGCTCCTCCGGGGCAAGCACAAGCCGATCTACGCGCCGCACGTCGACGCTGGTGACTTCGTCATCATCATCAACGCCGACAAGGTGCACCTCTCCGGCAACAAGCGGACCCAGAAGATGGCGTACCGCCACTCCGGCTACCCGGGTGGTCTGCGCTCCGTCCGTTACGACGAGCTCCTCGACAAGAACCCCGAGAAGGCCATCGAGAAGGCCGTCAAGGGCATGCTCCCCAAGAACACGCTGGGCCGTCAGATGCTCTCGAAGCTGAAGGTCTACAAGGGTGACCAGCACCCGCACGGCGCGCAGCAGCCGCAGCCGTACGAGATCACCCAGGTCGCGCAGTAA